One segment of Candidatus Neomarinimicrobiota bacterium DNA contains the following:
- the yqeC gene encoding selenium cofactor biosynthesis protein YqeC translates to MGRSKDRGYCVAIMGAGGKTSLLFRMGVELSKRYSRVLLTSLTRSEYPAGLHTVLALETANLDLPLLFQTANPLFLMGYREGPAKLAGISVAELDAVRSQADVCLFECDGARGRSLKAHIDSDPHVPPFATHVIIVVGADVANTSPAQGHIHRPEVFQSLWGIDERTVLDAGFIAQVVTSPHGYGSKLPEDTERIYYVNKVDTHPREAEQIATAIRDLSGARTYTGSLQAGICYRIE, encoded by the coding sequence TTGGGCCGTTCTAAGGATCGCGGATATTGTGTTGCGATCATGGGTGCCGGCGGGAAGACATCGCTCCTCTTTCGGATGGGCGTGGAGCTGAGTAAGCGTTATTCCCGGGTTCTTCTGACTTCCTTGACACGCTCAGAATATCCAGCCGGTCTGCATACCGTTCTCGCGTTAGAGACTGCCAATCTGGATTTGCCTTTGCTGTTTCAAACGGCGAATCCTCTGTTTCTGATGGGATATCGTGAAGGTCCGGCCAAGCTGGCGGGTATATCAGTGGCGGAATTGGATGCAGTGAGATCCCAGGCGGACGTCTGTCTATTCGAATGCGATGGTGCCCGCGGTCGCTCATTGAAAGCTCATATTGACAGCGATCCTCATGTTCCCCCGTTTGCCACCCATGTCATCATTGTCGTAGGGGCAGACGTAGCCAATACGTCGCCGGCACAAGGTCACATCCATCGGCCCGAGGTTTTTCAGAGCCTCTGGGGAATTGACGAGCGTACCGTTCTCGACGCGGGTTTCATCGCACAAGTAGTCACCAGCCCCCATGGCTATGGCAGCAAACTGCCTGAGGATACCGAACGCATCTACTACGTGAATAAAGTGGATACGCACCCCCGGGAGGCAGAACAGATAGCTACGGCGATTAGGGATTTATCCGGAGCCCGCACGTACACCGGCAGCTTGCAGGCCGGGATTTGCTATCGGATAGAATGA
- a CDS encoding phytoene/squalene synthase family protein yields the protein MNNLERYEKMALETSRNTTRIYSTSFSLATRLLGSSTRKAIYAIYGLVRLADEIVDTMHDQDKEALLDELQEDTFRAIQRGFSLNPILHSFQGTERRFHIRPELITAFFDSMRMDLDLKRHNPASYPKYIYGSAEVVGLMCLYVFVRGDEAQIMKMESHARSLGAAFQKVNFLRDLKEDYFEKGRLYFPTLIDSRYFDLATKREIEAEIEGDFQHALEGIKQLPFSARLGVYVAYRYYQTLLRVLKRTQPHILFNQRIRISNLRKVGLLPMTLLRVALNQI from the coding sequence ATGAATAATCTTGAACGCTACGAAAAGATGGCTCTGGAGACCAGCAGGAACACAACCAGGATTTACAGTACTTCGTTCTCCCTGGCTACGCGCCTGCTGGGATCTTCAACCAGAAAAGCGATCTACGCCATCTACGGCCTGGTGCGACTGGCTGACGAGATCGTGGATACCATGCATGACCAGGACAAGGAAGCGCTCCTGGATGAGCTGCAGGAGGATACCTTCCGTGCAATTCAACGGGGATTCAGCCTGAATCCGATCCTTCACAGCTTTCAGGGTACCGAGCGCCGGTTCCATATCCGACCGGAACTGATCACCGCCTTTTTCGACAGCATGCGGATGGACCTGGACCTGAAACGGCACAATCCAGCATCCTATCCCAAATACATCTACGGTTCCGCTGAAGTAGTGGGTCTCATGTGCCTGTATGTCTTTGTGAGAGGGGATGAAGCCCAGATCATGAAAATGGAGAGTCACGCCCGGAGCCTGGGCGCGGCCTTCCAGAAAGTCAATTTTCTGCGCGATCTGAAAGAAGATTACTTCGAGAAAGGTCGGCTCTATTTTCCCACCCTGATAGATTCCCGCTACTTCGACCTGGCCACTAAGAGAGAGATCGAAGCGGAGATCGAGGGCGACTTTCAGCATGCCCTGGAAGGCATCAAGCAACTGCCATTTTCGGCCCGCTTGGGCGTGTATGTTGCCTATCGATACTACCAGACCCTGCTCAGGGTGCTGAAGCGCACTCAGCCCCATATTCTTTTCAACCAACGTATTCGCATCAGCAACTTGCGCAAGGTGGGATTGTTGCCCATGACCCTGCTCCGCGTGGCCCTCAATCAGATATGA
- a CDS encoding amidohydrolase family protein, whose protein sequence is MNRILLRNGKVIHPDRVADEDILIIGERISRLGPNLPADESTIVLDCRDRLIFPGLIDAHTHMGVPIKDGFSLDDFLTGSRAALHGGVTTIIDFTVLNDDQTLHESVLDRHANAREALTDYALHCNITRFDEQLISELPDLISQGILSYKVFTTYEEAGMYLTYEQIRSIAQVLADEGGLLMVHAEDNDVLRNAARPLFSKRTAEPIYHALSRPDEAEVRAIEQLGRIADEIRCPIYIVHLSSARGLECARRFEGLLVETCPQYLLLDEEVYHREDGRMFVTSPPLRKIEDLNALWQGLETGAVRTIGTDHCPFMLADKQQNIPFQDIPNGMGGVETMFPVLLSQFLERGLDLSLLVRLLGSNPAEIFGLAPGKGSLAEASDADLVVVDPTSSSRDWLPDLVSIADWNAYAGFSAIFPEHVFRRGEWVVKNGQLQPSRPGKFIPGKAPNLWPR, encoded by the coding sequence ATGAACCGGATACTCTTACGGAACGGAAAGGTCATCCACCCGGACCGGGTAGCTGATGAGGATATCCTGATCATCGGGGAGCGGATTTCCCGCCTGGGACCGAACCTCCCTGCCGATGAAAGCACCATCGTCCTCGACTGCCGCGACCGCCTGATCTTTCCCGGCCTTATCGATGCCCATACCCATATGGGTGTCCCTATCAAGGATGGATTTTCTCTGGATGATTTTTTGACGGGAAGCCGGGCTGCCCTTCATGGGGGAGTAACGACAATCATCGATTTTACCGTCTTAAATGACGACCAAACCCTGCACGAGAGTGTTCTGGATCGACATGCGAACGCCAGGGAAGCCCTCACCGACTATGCTCTCCACTGCAATATCACTCGCTTCGACGAGCAACTGATTTCAGAACTGCCTGATCTGATCTCTCAGGGTATACTCAGCTACAAGGTATTCACTACTTATGAAGAAGCGGGGATGTACCTGACCTACGAGCAAATCCGGAGCATTGCGCAGGTCCTTGCTGACGAAGGCGGTCTACTTATGGTTCACGCCGAGGATAATGATGTCCTCCGTAATGCTGCCAGGCCGCTGTTCAGCAAACGGACAGCTGAACCGATCTACCATGCCTTAAGCCGGCCGGATGAAGCGGAAGTCCGGGCCATCGAACAACTTGGCCGGATTGCCGACGAGATTCGCTGCCCGATATACATCGTTCATCTGTCCTCGGCCCGGGGTCTCGAGTGTGCGCGCCGGTTTGAGGGATTACTGGTGGAAACCTGTCCGCAGTATCTCTTACTCGATGAGGAGGTCTATCATCGGGAAGACGGCCGCATGTTCGTAACATCACCCCCGCTTAGGAAAATCGAAGACCTGAATGCTCTATGGCAAGGACTGGAAACAGGCGCTGTCCGGACAATCGGCACCGATCACTGTCCGTTCATGTTAGCCGACAAACAGCAGAATATACCGTTCCAGGATATACCCAATGGCATGGGCGGGGTGGAAACCATGTTCCCGGTACTGCTCTCGCAGTTTCTTGAACGCGGATTAGACCTATCTCTGCTCGTTCGTCTCCTGGGTTCTAATCCCGCTGAGATCTTTGGTTTGGCGCCCGGGAAAGGCTCTTTGGCGGAAGCCTCGGATGCCGATCTGGTCGTGGTCGATCCGACGAGCTCGTCCCGCGATTGGCTCCCTGATCTCGTCTCTATAGCCGACTGGAATGCCTATGCTGGCTTCTCGGCCATTTTCCCGGAACACGTCTTTCGGCGCGGGGAATGGGTGGTCAAAAATGGTCAGCTGCAGCCGTCACGGCCGGGGAAGTTCATCCCTGGCAAAGCGCCAAACTTATGGCCTCGCTGA
- a CDS encoding XdhC family protein, protein MEKYIYRYLCDFDFSQKAALCSQLEHRGSVPRKDYPVMLIPEHGRPVGTVGGGALEHSVIETAGDVLKDEQPRFEGFELTNDDPDQEGGICGGSTRVLIEPYTPSVRDLWAAVDLENLREPGIIVITEVAGNEILQVRRYVTRSESAAHDYPETLKESVEQVWRLGESCTLSKPEGFYLIQLIRPFPVLHIFGAGHVGRAVAQFAHLIDCDVIVYDDREDLANREYFPHAKRIVVKSFADVLEGAEISSHDFVVVMTRGHRNDLELLKMLLTMEIRYLGLLSSERKWSVFSKVLKEEGYSQELIDTVHAPVGLEIASETVPEIAVSIIAQIIQTMRIAAGSGQTG, encoded by the coding sequence GTGGAGAAGTATATCTATCGGTACTTGTGCGACTTCGATTTCTCGCAGAAAGCCGCTTTATGCTCCCAATTGGAGCACCGTGGGTCCGTGCCCAGAAAAGACTATCCGGTTATGCTGATTCCCGAGCATGGGCGACCTGTCGGAACAGTGGGTGGTGGTGCACTTGAACATTCGGTTATCGAGACCGCCGGTGATGTACTGAAGGATGAACAACCGAGATTTGAGGGTTTCGAGCTCACCAATGATGATCCTGATCAGGAAGGGGGGATTTGTGGGGGAAGTACTCGAGTTCTCATCGAGCCCTATACTCCCTCAGTGAGAGACTTGTGGGCAGCCGTGGACCTGGAAAATCTTCGCGAACCCGGGATCATTGTGATAACTGAAGTAGCAGGTAACGAAATCCTTCAAGTGCGAAGATATGTAACACGTTCAGAAAGTGCTGCGCATGATTATCCTGAAACATTGAAGGAATCCGTGGAACAAGTATGGCGGCTGGGTGAATCCTGTACTCTCAGCAAACCTGAGGGTTTCTATCTCATTCAGCTGATTCGACCATTTCCCGTCCTCCATATCTTTGGCGCCGGACACGTAGGGCGGGCTGTAGCGCAGTTCGCACATCTCATAGACTGTGACGTGATCGTTTATGATGACCGCGAAGACCTCGCCAACCGGGAGTACTTTCCACATGCCAAGCGGATCGTGGTGAAGTCATTTGCGGATGTGCTGGAAGGCGCCGAAATATCTTCACACGATTTTGTGGTGGTCATGACGCGTGGGCACCGTAATGACCTGGAATTGCTGAAAATGCTATTAACCATGGAAATCAGGTACCTGGGTCTGTTGAGCAGCGAGCGTAAATGGAGCGTATTCTCCAAAGTGTTGAAGGAAGAAGGCTATTCACAGGAGCTAATTGACACCGTCCATGCTCCCGTGGGGCTTGAGATTGCGTCCGAAACCGTCCCCGAAATCGCTGTCAGCATTATTGCCCAAATCATTCAGACCATGCGAATCGCAGCTGGCAGTGGTCAAACCGGTTGA
- the yqeB gene encoding selenium-dependent molybdenum cofactor biosynthesis protein YqeB, which yields MSGSAIRDMTVWVRGAGELASATAHCLHSVGFRVVLSDLAVPLAIRRTVSFSEAMIRGTAELEGIQALQCAFSDVPNVLSQNKIALIEDDLESIGALHPDIMVDARMLKRHERSLLPLAPITVGLGPGFHAGRDCHAVIETLRGHDLGRIIWKGPARANTGIPGEVGGESYRRVIRAPQSGSIEWVVDIGDVVSVGALMGRLAGKYEIRAPLQGLVRGLISPRVPASPGLKIADIDPRGSIVDHLSISDKARSVGRGVLEAILIMLNRNADHGQQVLAGN from the coding sequence TTGTCTGGTAGTGCAATAAGAGATATGACCGTCTGGGTCCGTGGGGCTGGCGAGCTGGCTAGTGCCACGGCACACTGTCTGCATAGCGTCGGTTTCCGCGTCGTGCTGAGTGATTTGGCGGTACCTCTCGCGATCCGCCGCACGGTGAGCTTCAGCGAGGCGATGATTCGAGGTACTGCGGAACTGGAAGGCATCCAGGCCCTGCAATGCGCGTTCAGTGACGTGCCGAATGTGCTCTCACAGAATAAGATTGCACTCATCGAGGATGATCTCGAAAGCATTGGTGCGCTCCATCCGGATATCATGGTAGATGCCCGCATGCTGAAGCGGCACGAGAGAAGTTTGCTGCCGCTGGCGCCTATTACAGTCGGTCTGGGGCCTGGATTTCACGCGGGGCGTGATTGCCACGCGGTCATTGAAACCCTGCGGGGACACGACCTCGGCCGAATCATCTGGAAGGGTCCTGCCCGGGCCAACACCGGCATTCCCGGTGAGGTAGGTGGTGAAAGTTACCGCCGCGTAATCCGGGCTCCGCAGAGTGGGTCGATCGAGTGGGTCGTGGATATCGGAGATGTGGTGAGTGTGGGCGCGCTTATGGGACGACTGGCAGGAAAGTATGAGATCCGTGCGCCCCTCCAGGGTCTGGTGCGCGGTCTGATCTCACCGAGAGTACCTGCCAGCCCCGGGCTCAAGATTGCCGACATCGATCCACGCGGCAGCATCGTTGATCACCTCTCAATTTCGGATAAAGCCCGCTCAGTCGGCCGCGGTGTACTGGAAGCGATACTCATCATGCTGAATCGCAACGCAGACCATGGTCAGCAGGTTCTAGCGGGTAACTAA
- a CDS encoding lycopene cyclase domain-containing protein, with product MNYTYLLLNLGSLSVPLLFSFHPRIMFVRQWRAALSAILITAIPFLLWDIGFTCLGAWTFNPGFTFGTDLLGLPLEEVLFFFCIPYANLFIYAVVQQYLPVRTHLRPIRALFGAIALGWIGIGLFASGLYSTVIGLLGGLLILIAIAKMKHFESFVLAYLIHLVPFIIVNGLLTSLPVVTYSSQAILNIRLGTIPVEDLLYSWILFQIIVMLYEYLKDGLQARRLLRSHSE from the coding sequence TTGAATTACACATACCTGCTCCTCAATCTCGGCAGCCTCAGCGTGCCGCTCCTGTTTTCCTTCCATCCTCGGATCATGTTCGTGCGGCAGTGGCGCGCAGCCCTCTCCGCCATCCTCATCACCGCCATCCCCTTCCTGCTGTGGGATATCGGCTTCACCTGCCTCGGTGCCTGGACGTTCAACCCGGGGTTCACCTTCGGCACGGACCTGCTCGGCCTCCCCCTGGAGGAGGTGCTCTTCTTTTTCTGCATCCCTTACGCGAACCTGTTCATCTATGCCGTTGTGCAACAGTACCTGCCGGTCCGAACTCACCTGCGACCCATACGGGCGCTCTTTGGAGCCATAGCCCTGGGATGGATCGGCATCGGGCTCTTCGCATCTGGCCTCTACAGCACCGTGATCGGTCTGCTGGGTGGTCTCTTAATCCTCATCGCTATCGCGAAGATGAAGCATTTTGAAAGCTTCGTGCTTGCATATCTGATCCACCTGGTCCCCTTTATCATAGTCAACGGACTGCTGACCTCCCTACCTGTGGTGACCTACTCCAGCCAGGCTATCCTGAATATTCGTCTTGGAACCATCCCGGTTGAGGACCTGCTCTACAGCTGGATTCTTTTCCAGATCATCGTGATGCTCTATGAATACCTCAAGGATGGCTTGCAAGCCCGGCGACTGCTGCGGTCGCACTCGGAGTAG
- a CDS encoding phytoene desaturase family protein, with protein sequence PSSLIFYLGVGKTLSPLAHHTLFFDTEFDPHAAALYDEPRWPERPQFYISCTSKTDPTVAPPGMETLFILIPVAPGLEDNEEIREHYYRQVMDRLEQITGDAIRDRIVFKASYAHKDFKRDYHAYKGNAYGLANTLRQTAFLRPKARSRRIRNLYYAGQLTVPGPGMPPALISGKIAAELAMEELGHE encoded by the coding sequence CCCTCAAGCCTGATTTTCTATCTGGGGGTCGGCAAAACATTGTCGCCCCTGGCACACCACACCCTGTTTTTCGATACCGAATTCGACCCCCATGCCGCCGCCCTCTACGACGAACCCCGGTGGCCGGAGAGACCCCAGTTCTACATCTCGTGTACCAGCAAAACGGATCCAACGGTGGCTCCGCCGGGCATGGAGACCCTGTTTATCCTTATCCCTGTCGCCCCGGGCCTCGAAGACAACGAGGAAATCCGGGAGCACTACTATCGGCAGGTTATGGACCGTCTGGAGCAAATCACGGGAGACGCCATCCGCGACCGGATCGTCTTTAAGGCATCCTATGCCCACAAAGATTTCAAGCGCGACTATCACGCCTATAAAGGCAATGCCTATGGCCTGGCCAATACCCTGCGCCAGACCGCGTTTTTACGACCCAAGGCCAGAAGCCGCCGCATCAGAAATCTTTATTACGCCGGCCAGCTCACCGTACCCGGACCCGGTATGCCACCCGCACTTATTTCAGGAAAGATCGCGGCAGAACTCGCAATGGAGGAGCTAGGACATGAATAA